The DNA segment TAATTCATCACCAGCTTTTTGGAAAAATCATCGAGGGTCACGGCGGATTCAACACTCATGACCTTCGTCTTTTCAGCATCATCCAAAGAACGCCCGACCGCTCGGCAGGTCCCGTAGTCAACCTCTATCACTTCTCCCTTGTTGCTCCCCTCCACAATAGTAAACCTGCGGGGCGGGTAACCTTCCGAAATCTCCTCTCCAACCCCTCCCCTCTCAGAGTCCGAGTCCGCCTCTTCAGGCAAGAGAATAGGAACCCCTTTACGAATCGGATAGGTCAGATGACATGAGGAACAGACAAGCCCCTTTCCACCTGCCCCGGACACTAATCCTCCTTTGCATCGAGGACAGGCCAAAATAGAAAGAAGCTCTTGGGAAATCATTTAATTCGTCTTTAGCGGACCTTT comes from the Deltaproteobacteria bacterium genome and includes:
- a CDS encoding FHA domain-containing protein, giving the protein MISQELLSILACPRCKGGLVSGAGGKGLVCSSCHLTYPIRKGVPILLPEEADSDSERGGVGEEISEGYPPRRFTIVEGSNKGEVIEVDYGTCRAVGRSLDDAEKTKVMSVESAVTLDDFSKKLVMNYIARQYKKGASTEGKTREAQGETLGTFRRKKDIYLKDDAISRLHAMIFYGESGVGILDLVSKNGTFVAGVEIESKLLKKGDIVALGSTKLRLEE